The following proteins are co-located in the Deinococcus aquaedulcis genome:
- the ftsH gene encoding ATP-dependent zinc metalloprotease FtsH — MRRAACLLTLLLLSPALAQGPASPAPGSEPYTTNRFFADLQAGQVSRVVLSSAGQATVTLSGPSGPQVKSLLVPPDGATLNRIRRAGVPLQVTPAGSGLAWVAQVLPLVLTALILVVLWRSMRAGSSGNSAASFGRSKASVIGEGQIKLTFADVAGCDEAKTDLQEVVDFLRQPERYHQLGARIPHGVLLVGPPGSGKTLLAKAVAGEARVPYFSISGSDFVEMFVGVGAARVRDLFEQARKSAPCIVFIDEIDAVGRKRGLGFQGGNDEREQTLNQLLVEMDGFGSGQEVIILAATNRPDVLDAALLRPGRFDRQVVVDAPDVRGREMILRIHARKKPLDAGVDLGVIARRTAGMVGADLENLLNEAALLAARSGRGRITMRDVDEARDRVLMGPERRSLVVREADRKVTAYHEVGHALAAQLLPHANRVAKLTVVPRGRAAGYMMPDADDRLHVTRPALEDMLAVALAGRAAEDVVFGDVTTGAQNDFQQATGLARRMVTEWGMSARIGKVALASDQGDYLGGGPQPLPMSEATAFAVDEEVRALLDAAYARAVALVREHLPRVHEIVTVLLARETLSGEEFTALLQGHALEHLPPAAPAPASLPG, encoded by the coding sequence ATGCGCCGCGCCGCCTGCCTGCTGACCCTGCTTCTGCTGAGCCCGGCCCTGGCCCAGGGGCCTGCCAGTCCGGCCCCGGGCAGCGAGCCCTACACCACCAACCGCTTTTTTGCCGACCTGCAGGCCGGGCAGGTCTCGCGCGTGGTGCTCAGCAGCGCGGGGCAGGCCACCGTCACGCTGAGCGGCCCCAGCGGCCCACAGGTCAAATCCCTGCTGGTGCCCCCAGACGGCGCGACCCTGAACCGCATCCGGCGCGCCGGGGTGCCGCTGCAGGTGACTCCGGCGGGCAGTGGGCTGGCCTGGGTGGCGCAGGTGCTGCCGCTGGTCCTCACGGCCCTGATTCTGGTGGTGCTGTGGCGCTCCATGCGTGCAGGAAGCAGCGGCAACAGCGCGGCCAGTTTTGGGCGGTCAAAGGCGTCGGTAATTGGGGAGGGGCAGATCAAGCTGACCTTCGCCGACGTCGCCGGCTGCGACGAGGCCAAAACCGACCTGCAGGAAGTGGTGGACTTCCTACGCCAGCCCGAGCGCTACCACCAGCTCGGCGCCCGCATCCCCCACGGCGTCCTCCTCGTCGGCCCCCCCGGCTCCGGCAAAACCCTGCTCGCCAAAGCCGTCGCTGGCGAAGCTCGGGTGCCGTACTTCTCGATCTCCGGCTCCGACTTCGTCGAGATGTTCGTCGGTGTCGGTGCCGCCCGCGTCCGCGATCTGTTTGAGCAGGCCCGCAAGTCGGCCCCCTGCATCGTCTTCATTGACGAGATCGACGCCGTGGGCCGCAAGCGCGGTCTGGGCTTCCAGGGCGGCAACGACGAACGCGAACAGACCCTCAATCAATTGCTGGTCGAAATGGACGGCTTTGGCAGTGGACAGGAGGTGATCATCCTGGCCGCCACCAACCGCCCCGATGTGCTGGACGCCGCCCTGCTGCGTCCAGGACGCTTTGACCGACAGGTGGTGGTGGACGCGCCGGATGTGCGGGGCCGGGAGATGATCCTGCGCATTCATGCCCGCAAGAAACCATTGGATGCCGGGGTGGACCTGGGGGTGATCGCCCGGCGCACGGCGGGGATGGTGGGGGCGGATCTGGAGAACCTGCTCAATGAGGCGGCGCTGCTGGCGGCGCGGTCGGGGCGGGGGCGGATCACGATGCGGGATGTGGACGAGGCGCGTGACCGGGTGCTGATGGGCCCGGAGCGGCGCTCGCTGGTGGTGCGCGAAGCCGACCGCAAGGTCACCGCCTACCATGAGGTCGGTCATGCCTTGGCCGCTCAACTGCTGCCCCATGCCAACCGGGTAGCCAAGCTGACCGTGGTGCCCCGGGGCCGCGCGGCGGGCTACATGATGCCGGACGCCGACGACCGCCTGCACGTCACCCGCCCTGCCCTGGAGGACATGCTGGCCGTGGCCCTGGCAGGCCGCGCGGCCGAGGACGTGGTGTTCGGGGACGTGACCACGGGCGCGCAGAACGACTTTCAGCAGGCCACCGGCTTAGCACGCCGCATGGTCACCGAGTGGGGCATGAGTGCGCGCATTGGCAAGGTGGCGCTCGCCAGCGACCAGGGTGATTACCTGGGCGGGGGTCCCCAGCCCCTGCCCATGAGTGAGGCCACCGCCTTTGCCGTGGACGAGGAGGTGCGCGCCCTGCTGGACGCCGCCTACGCCCGCGCCGTGGCCCTGGTGCGCGAGCACCTGCCCCGCGTGCACGAGATCGTGACGGTGCTGCTGGCCCGTGAAACCCTGAGCGGCGAGGAATTTACTGCGCTGCTCCAGGGCCATGCGCTGGAGCACCTGCCCCCTGCAGCGCCCGCTCCCGCCAGCCTGCCGGGGTGA